DNA sequence from the Pseudoduganella plicata genome:
GGGAGAATCGATGACGCTGGCGCCGCCGTCCAGATGATACAGGCGCGTAAACGTCGTCGTGTGCTTGCCGGTATCGAGCTTGGCGGAGATCTCGCGGGTGGCGATGTCCGCATCCGGCACCAGCAGGTTGATCAGCGTCGACTTGCCCATGCCGGACTGGCCGATCAGGATCGTCGACTGTCCCTGCAGCAGCGGCGCCAGCGTGGCGATCGCATGCTCCGGGGCGGCGGCGGCCGAGACTTCGTGCACCGGATAGTCCATCGCCTCGTACACTTTCAGGCGCGTGCGCGCCGCTTCCAGGCCGTCCTGCACGTCCACCTTGTTCAGGATCAGCCGCACGGTGATGCCGGCCGCCTCCGCTGCCACGGTGGCGCGCGATACGAGGTCGTCAGAGAAGCTGGGTTCGGTGGCCACGACGATGAACAGCTGCGTGACGTTCGCCGCCAGCAGCTTCGACTTGTACTGGTCCGAGCGGTACAGCAGTGTCCTGCGCTCCTGGATTTTATCGATCACCGCCTGGTCGGGCGAGGTGGCCGTCACGTCGACGATGTCGCCCACGGCCACATTGGTCTTCTTGCCGCGCGTGACGCACTGCACGTGGCTGCCCTCGACGTCGGCCAGGTAATGGCGGCCGTGTGCGGCGATGACGATGCCGCTCTTCTGTGTTGCCTTCATTGGACCGCCATGTTCAGGTGCCGGATGCGGATCGAGGCCGGCGGGTGGGAATCGTAGAACGCCGAGTGCAGCGGATCGGGCGTCAGGGTCGAGGCATTGTCCTCGTACAGCTTGACGAGCGCGGCGACGAGATGCGCCTTGTCCGCATGGCGCGCGGCAAAGGCATCGGCCTCGAACTCATGCTTGCGCGAGCCGAGCGAGGCCAGCGGCGAGAACAGGAACGTGAACACGGGCAGCACCAGCATGAACAGGATCAGCGCCAGCGCGTCGTTGCTCTGGCCGGGGACGATCAGCGGGGACACGCCCAGGCCCGTGTAGAACCAGACCTGGTTCTTCAGCCAGCCGAGCAAAGCGAGGAACGCCAGCGACAGGGCGAACATCATCGCGATGCGCTTGACGATGTGTTTGAGCTTGAAGTGGCCCAGCTCGTGCGCCAGCACCGCTTCGATTTCCTGCGGCGCCAGGCGCGCCAGCAGCGTATCGAAGAACACGATGCGCTTGTTGGCGCCGAAGCCGGAGAAGTAGGCGTTGCCGTGGGCGCTGCGCTTCGAGCCGTCCATGACGAACAGGCCTTTCGACGCAAAGCCCACCCGCCCCATCAGGCCCTCGATGCGCGCCTTCAGCGACTCGTCCTGGAGCGGCGTGAACTTGTTGAACAGCGGCGCGATCACGGTGGGGTAGAGCACCATCACCAGCAGCTGGAAGCCGCTCCACACCAGCCATGTGTAGAGCCACCACAGCGCGCCTGCGCTCTCCATCAGCTTGAGCACGACCCACAGCAGCGGCAGGCCCAGTGCGGCGCCCAGCAGCACGCCCTTGACCATGTCGGCAAAGAACAGGCCCGGCGACATCTTGTTGAAGCCGAAGCGCGCCTCCAGGCGGAACTGGCGGTAGTAATCGAACGGCACGTCGATGGCGCCGGAGATCAGCGCGAAGGCGACGATCAGGCCGAGCTGATACGCCATGCCGCCACCGGTAGCGCCGAACACCTGTGTCGAGAGCCACTGCAGGCCGCCCAGCAGCGTGAAGCCCACCAGCACGGCCGCGTTGACGAACATCGTGACGATGCCGAACTTGGTGCGGGCCACGGTGTAGTCGGCCGCCTTGCGGTGTGCTTCCAGCGAGATCTTTTCGCTGAACTCCGCCGGCACGGCGTCGCATTGGGCCAGCACGTGGCGGATCTGGCGCGACGCGAGCCAGAAGCGCACCGCCAGCATGGCGACAAGGAAGCCGGCAAACAAAATCGAAAACGCGTGTGAATACATTCTATGCCTGTGAGAAAATGGCGCTCTGTTTAGGCCAAGAGATAATTATGTCACAAGAGAACGAAACTACCGCGCCGCAGCAAGCCGCTCAGCGTCCGAATGAAATGAACCTGGTCTGGGTCGATATGGAAATGACGGGCCTGGAGCCCGACACCGACCGCATCATCGAGGTGGCCATCGTCGTCACCGACATGCACCTGAACGTGCTGGCCGAAGGTCCCGTGATGGTCATCCACCAGTCCGATGCGACCCTCGATGCGATGGATTCCTGGAACAAGGGGACGCACGGGCGCTCGGGCCTGATCGACAAGGTCAAGGCATCCACGGTGACGGAAGAGCAGGC
Encoded proteins:
- the rsgA gene encoding ribosome small subunit-dependent GTPase A, yielding MKATQKSGIVIAAHGRHYLADVEGSHVQCVTRGKKTNVAVGDIVDVTATSPDQAVIDKIQERRTLLYRSDQYKSKLLAANVTQLFIVVATEPSFSDDLVSRATVAAEAAGITVRLILNKVDVQDGLEAARTRLKVYEAMDYPVHEVSAAAAPEHAIATLAPLLQGQSTILIGQSGMGKSTLINLLVPDADIATREISAKLDTGKHTTTFTRLYHLDGGASVIDSPGFQEFGLYHLSEGMLERAFRDFQPYLGGCKYYNCRHLVEPQCAILDALAAGKIAPLRHELYGQLLHESAQTLY
- a CDS encoding M48 family metallopeptidase; amino-acid sequence: MYSHAFSILFAGFLVAMLAVRFWLASRQIRHVLAQCDAVPAEFSEKISLEAHRKAADYTVARTKFGIVTMFVNAAVLVGFTLLGGLQWLSTQVFGATGGGMAYQLGLIVAFALISGAIDVPFDYYRQFRLEARFGFNKMSPGLFFADMVKGVLLGAALGLPLLWVVLKLMESAGALWWLYTWLVWSGFQLLVMVLYPTVIAPLFNKFTPLQDESLKARIEGLMGRVGFASKGLFVMDGSKRSAHGNAYFSGFGANKRIVFFDTLLARLAPQEIEAVLAHELGHFKLKHIVKRIAMMFALSLAFLALLGWLKNQVWFYTGLGVSPLIVPGQSNDALALILFMLVLPVFTFLFSPLASLGSRKHEFEADAFAARHADKAHLVAALVKLYEDNASTLTPDPLHSAFYDSHPPASIRIRHLNMAVQ
- the orn gene encoding oligoribonuclease; the protein is MSQENETTAPQQAAQRPNEMNLVWVDMEMTGLEPDTDRIIEVAIVVTDMHLNVLAEGPVMVIHQSDATLDAMDSWNKGTHGRSGLIDKVKASTVTEEQAEAELIAFMKQWVPAGKSPMCGNTIGQDRRFMVRYMPKLEAFFHYRNVDVSTLKELCRRWNPAVVSGFKKAQKHTALADILESIEELKYYREHFIKL